One stretch of Actinacidiphila sp. DG2A-62 DNA includes these proteins:
- a CDS encoding anti-sigma factor antagonist (This anti-anti-sigma factor, or anti-sigma factor antagonist, belongs to a family that includes characterized members SpoIIAA, RsbV, RsfA, and RsfB.), protein MQQEQSRAGDAVPPPTANARSYRLGPVTVVELRGEIDLGSADAIEPHLAAAAQGPPPLTVVLDLGPVEFIDCFGLSLLVRARRRITDRGGRVAMACDLRATRKLLALTGLDGLFHPYRHLDDALRDQMR, encoded by the coding sequence GTGCAGCAGGAGCAGTCGCGCGCGGGTGATGCCGTACCGCCGCCGACCGCCAACGCCCGCAGCTACCGGCTCGGTCCGGTGACCGTGGTCGAGCTGCGCGGCGAGATCGACCTCGGCAGCGCCGACGCGATCGAGCCGCATCTGGCCGCCGCCGCGCAGGGGCCGCCGCCACTGACCGTGGTGCTGGACCTCGGCCCGGTGGAGTTCATCGACTGCTTCGGGCTCTCGCTGCTGGTGCGCGCCCGCCGCCGGATCACCGACCGCGGCGGCCGGGTGGCCATGGCGTGCGATCTGCGGGCCACCAGGAAACTGCTCGCGCTCACCGGGCTCGACGGCCTCTTCCATCCGTACCGTCATCTCGACGACGCCTTGCGTGACCAGATGCGGTGA
- a CDS encoding LCP family protein, with translation MGVRGRKRERSRKRWIIGVVVALAVLVVGAGGAIYLKLNANISTFDAAGLSKNRPAAAQADANGDKPVNVLLIGSDTRSGENGKLGGSAAGPIGRSDTTILLHVYPDHKHAVGISIPRDSLVDIPPCLLPDGQWSPDQPKAQFNSAFSMGNTAKGNPACTQNTVEKLSGLRVDHTMVVDFAGFAAMTSAVHGVEVCVPNNIYQGDMNPNLGYKGNVVLQAGMQNLSGQKALDYVRVRHGVGDNSDVGRMMRQQAFLSALISKVKKNGMNPTTLLPLADAATKSLTVDPGLGSASKLMSFGLSLKNIDLKNIQFVTAPWKYDGPRIDLVHPDVDDLFAELRADRTLEGVNASGKVQPKPTPAPTVDGTGIAVDVFNGTTTTGLAGKAADKLTADHFTVTGTSTAKSQDHPTTRVEYGSADAAQARSLAKLFPGAELVPLNIDGINLVLGQDYAKTAAATPKPLSTAITQQARSADANPCSKLSYG, from the coding sequence ATGGGCGTACGTGGGCGCAAGCGCGAGCGGAGCCGCAAACGCTGGATCATCGGCGTCGTTGTGGCGCTCGCGGTGCTGGTGGTCGGCGCCGGCGGAGCGATCTACCTCAAGCTCAACGCCAACATCAGCACCTTCGACGCGGCCGGCCTGAGCAAGAACCGCCCGGCCGCCGCCCAGGCCGACGCCAACGGCGACAAGCCGGTGAACGTCCTGCTGATCGGCTCCGACACCCGCTCCGGCGAGAACGGCAAGCTCGGCGGCTCGGCGGCCGGCCCGATCGGCCGCTCGGACACCACGATCCTGCTGCACGTCTACCCCGACCACAAGCACGCGGTGGGCATCTCCATACCCCGCGACTCGCTGGTGGACATACCGCCGTGCCTGCTGCCGGACGGCCAGTGGTCGCCGGACCAGCCCAAGGCCCAGTTCAATTCGGCCTTCTCCATGGGCAACACGGCCAAGGGCAACCCGGCCTGCACCCAGAACACCGTCGAGAAGCTCTCCGGCCTGCGGGTGGACCACACCATGGTGGTCGACTTCGCCGGCTTCGCGGCCATGACCTCCGCCGTGCACGGCGTCGAGGTCTGCGTGCCCAACAACATCTACCAGGGGGACATGAACCCCAACCTCGGCTACAAGGGCAACGTCGTCCTCCAGGCCGGGATGCAGAACCTGTCCGGGCAGAAGGCGCTGGACTACGTCCGGGTGCGGCACGGCGTCGGCGACAACTCCGACGTCGGCCGGATGATGCGGCAGCAGGCGTTCCTGTCGGCGCTGATCAGCAAGGTCAAGAAGAACGGCATGAACCCGACCACGCTGCTGCCGCTGGCGGACGCGGCGACCAAGTCGCTGACCGTCGACCCGGGGCTGGGCAGCGCGAGCAAGCTGATGTCGTTCGGCCTGTCGCTGAAGAACATCGACCTGAAGAACATCCAGTTCGTCACCGCGCCGTGGAAGTACGACGGTCCGCGCATCGACCTGGTGCACCCGGACGTGGACGACCTGTTCGCCGAGCTGCGCGCGGACCGCACGCTGGAGGGCGTCAACGCCTCCGGCAAGGTGCAGCCCAAGCCCACCCCGGCGCCGACCGTGGACGGCACCGGCATAGCGGTCGACGTCTTCAACGGCACCACGACGACCGGGCTGGCCGGCAAGGCCGCGGACAAGCTCACCGCGGACCACTTCACGGTGACCGGCACCTCGACCGCCAAGTCGCAGGACCACCCCACCACGCGGGTGGAGTACGGGTCGGCGGACGCTGCGCAGGCCCGGTCGCTGGCCAAGCTCTTCCCGGGCGCGGAGCTGGTGCCGCTGAACATCGACGGCATCAACCTGGTGCTCGGGCAGGACTACGCGAAGACGGCGGCGGCGACGCCGAAGCCGCTGTCCACGGCGATCACGCAGCAGGCGCGGAGCGCGGACGCGAATCCGTGCTCGAAGCTGTCGTACGGGTGA
- a CDS encoding PPOX class F420-dependent oxidoreductase, whose translation MEQMTPAEWHAFVSTGTRTGKLAVLRANGRPHVTPVWFVLDHGDPDDVRVMWNTGADSLKGRALRRDPHFALCVDDEAPPFSFVLLECTAEIDEDPARLKEWATRIGTRYMGPDRGREFGERNGVPGEYLVVGRVDKVTAHRAVAD comes from the coding sequence ATGGAGCAGATGACCCCCGCCGAGTGGCACGCCTTCGTCTCCACCGGGACCCGTACCGGCAAGCTCGCCGTGCTACGGGCCAACGGCCGCCCGCACGTGACGCCGGTGTGGTTCGTGCTGGACCACGGCGACCCCGACGACGTCCGGGTGATGTGGAACACCGGCGCCGACTCGCTCAAGGGCCGGGCGCTGCGCCGCGACCCGCACTTCGCGCTGTGCGTGGACGACGAGGCGCCGCCGTTCTCCTTCGTGCTGCTGGAGTGCACCGCGGAGATCGACGAGGACCCGGCCCGGCTCAAGGAGTGGGCGACCCGGATCGGCACCCGCTACATGGGCCCCGACCGCGGCAGGGAGTTCGGCGAGCGCAACGGCGTGCCCGGCGAGTACCTGGTCGTCGGCCGCGTCGACAAGGTCACCGCGCACCGCGCCGTCGCGGACTGA
- a CDS encoding DUF2277 family protein, whose protein sequence is MCRSIKTLRPPMTPEVHDEDVRAAALQYVRKVSGFRAPAAHNREVFDAAVEAVAAATAELLAGLEVRGPARADTPAAS, encoded by the coding sequence ATGTGCAGAAGCATCAAGACCCTCCGCCCCCCGATGACTCCCGAGGTGCACGACGAGGACGTGCGGGCCGCCGCGCTGCAGTACGTCCGCAAGGTCTCCGGGTTCCGCGCGCCGGCCGCGCACAACCGCGAGGTGTTCGACGCCGCGGTGGAGGCCGTCGCCGCCGCCACCGCCGAACTGCTGGCCGGCCTGGAGGTACGCGGTCCGGCCCGCGCGGACACCCCCGCCGCGTCCTGA
- a CDS encoding chitosanase — protein sequence MQSSPHSPRLPDSPHTPPSGPARTRRPSRRVALIAAAGVLAAGGASLALAGTSDAAVPHGRHAARAAAAAPRTDAAGLDDPHKKEIAMELVSSAENSSLDWKAQYKYIEDIGDGRGYTAGIIGFCSGTGDMLELVQHYEDMEPGNVLAKYIPALQRVNGTDSHSGLGSAFVSDWKKAAKDTVFQQAQNDERDSVYFDPSVGQAKSDGLGTLGQFIYYDAIVMHGPGDDPVSFGGIRKTAMKKARTPAQGGDETAYLNAFLDARKAAMKTEDAHDDTSRVDTEQRVFLNAGNLDLDPPLRWKTYGDPYEILTLP from the coding sequence ATGCAGTCCTCCCCCCACTCCCCCCGGCTGCCCGACTCCCCCCACACTCCACCCTCCGGGCCCGCCCGCACCAGGCGTCCCAGCCGCCGCGTCGCGCTGATCGCCGCGGCGGGCGTGCTCGCGGCGGGCGGCGCGTCCCTCGCGCTGGCCGGCACCTCCGACGCGGCCGTCCCCCACGGGCGCCACGCGGCCCGCGCCGCCGCGGCCGCGCCCAGGACGGACGCGGCGGGCCTGGACGACCCGCACAAGAAGGAGATCGCGATGGAGCTGGTCTCCTCCGCGGAGAACTCCTCGCTGGACTGGAAGGCGCAGTACAAGTACATCGAGGACATCGGCGACGGCCGCGGCTACACCGCGGGCATCATCGGCTTCTGCTCCGGCACCGGCGACATGCTCGAACTGGTCCAGCACTACGAAGACATGGAGCCCGGCAACGTCCTCGCCAAGTACATCCCCGCGCTGCAGCGGGTCAACGGCACCGACTCGCACTCCGGGCTGGGCAGCGCGTTCGTCAGCGACTGGAAGAAGGCGGCGAAGGACACCGTCTTCCAGCAGGCGCAGAACGACGAGCGCGACTCGGTCTACTTCGACCCGAGCGTCGGCCAGGCCAAGTCCGACGGGCTGGGCACCCTCGGGCAGTTCATCTACTACGACGCGATCGTGATGCACGGCCCCGGCGACGACCCGGTGAGCTTCGGCGGCATCCGCAAGACCGCGATGAAGAAGGCCAGGACGCCGGCCCAGGGCGGCGACGAGACCGCCTACCTCAACGCCTTCCTCGACGCGCGCAAGGCCGCGATGAAGACCGAGGACGCGCACGACGACACCAGCCGCGTCGACACCGAGCAGCGCGTCTTCCTCAACGCGGGCAACCTCGACCTCGACCCGCCGCTGCGCTGGAAGACCTACGGCGACCCGTACGAGATCCTCACCCTCCCCTAG
- a CDS encoding alpha/beta hydrolase yields MRFTSERRLDDGVLEREFTLGETPGTLWAPESAAPLRLILMAANNGMSKAQPRLAARARHTVSSGYAVASIDAAGCGDRPRTAADEQARADLRAAMRAGEPVDEIFESFIGPLVENAAPEWRTTLDALLDLPQITGPVGYSGWAALGIRLAATDPRVAAACLFAGGYVPRAQREEARRIALPLLLLLQWDDEGNPRERALDLFDSFAGAEKTLHANTGGHTGTPWFETQDADRFFTRHLK; encoded by the coding sequence CTGCGGTTCACCTCCGAGCGGCGCCTCGACGACGGCGTCCTGGAACGCGAGTTCACCCTCGGCGAGACCCCCGGCACGCTGTGGGCGCCCGAGTCCGCCGCGCCCCTCCGGCTGATCCTGATGGCGGCCAACAACGGCATGTCCAAGGCGCAGCCCCGACTGGCGGCCCGGGCCCGCCACACCGTCTCGTCCGGCTACGCGGTGGCGTCCATCGACGCGGCCGGCTGCGGGGACCGGCCCCGTACCGCCGCCGACGAGCAGGCCCGCGCCGACCTGCGCGCGGCGATGCGGGCCGGCGAGCCGGTGGACGAGATCTTCGAGTCCTTCATCGGCCCGCTGGTCGAGAACGCGGCCCCGGAGTGGCGCACCACGCTGGACGCCCTGCTCGACCTGCCCCAGATCACCGGCCCGGTCGGCTACTCGGGCTGGGCCGCGCTGGGCATCCGCCTCGCGGCGACCGACCCGCGCGTCGCCGCGGCCTGCCTCTTCGCCGGCGGCTACGTCCCCCGCGCCCAGCGCGAGGAGGCCCGCCGGATCGCCCTCCCGCTGCTGCTCCTGCTCCAGTGGGACGACGAGGGCAACCCCCGCGAGCGGGCCCTCGACCTGTTCGACTCCTTCGCCGGCGCCGAGAAGACCCTCCACGCGAACACGGGCGGCCACACCGGCACCCCCTGGTTCGAAACACAGGACGCCGACCGCTTCTTCACCCGCCACCTGAAGTAA